The nucleotide sequence ATATTTATAACAAAGTTACACAGGGAGAGCCTGCAATGCTATTGCAAACTCTCCTTTAAACAGTTTTCACAAATTCCCTTACCAAATAATTTTAGTTCGTCGATACGGTAATTCTGACTTCCATTCTGCGGTATTATAAAATCCTCCTTACAGGTTGTCTGCTTACAAATCTTACAATAGAAATGTAAGTGCCAATCCTTGTGTGTATTTTCATCACACCCATCGTGGCACAGAATATACTTGACCGTAGTGTTCTCCTGAATACTGTGTACAATGCCTTTTTCTTCAAAAGTTTTCAAAGTCCTGTAAATCGTAACCCTGTCTGCTTTATAAAAATGGCTCTCGATTTCAGATAGGGACATTGCTGTTTGCTGTTGCTCCAAGAAATCATAAACCAATATCCGCATACTGGTCGGATTGGTGTTCTTTGACAACAGCTTCTGTTCAATGTTTTTTTTCATTATCCAATGTTTTTTAGTGAGCGTGGGCGTGTTCTCCCGAATCATCCATTTTTGCATTCACAAAAAATGCACTTTTTACCACGATATGCGTTCCGTGAGGAATTTCACTTACAGGTGTAATTGCCGTATAACCTAATAGAGAAGCACCTTTAATGACTTCCATTCTTACAAATCGAGTTCCCTTTTCAGAACCGTGGTCGTGAGCCTCCTCTTCATCGTGGTCGTGAGCTTCTCCCTCTTTATGCTCGTGGGGTTCTTCTTCCTGCTCCTTGACCAAAAAGATGTAATACTTTCCGTCTGCATTGACAATAGCATCGTTGGGTACAGCCGTACTTAATACATCATCTAAACTTACCATTCCGGTTATACTCATTCCGTCAATCAACCCTGCTTTATCTCCTGTAATCTTGCTGTGAACAGCAATAGTTTTACTCTCTCCGCTAAAGGATGAGCCGATACTATAAACTTCGGCAGAATAAGTCTTATTGGGATTGTTGGTTACGACAAAATCTATTTTCTGACCTATTTTGATTAAAGGAATATCCTTTTCATACACCTGTAAGTCCAAGTGCAGGGCTGTGTTTTCTATGATTTCAGCAATAGGCGATGACACATCTACATAGCTTCCGATTTTGGCAAAAACATTGCTGATAGTACCGCTTATCGGACTTGTAACGACCAATGAGGATTTAAGGCTCGAATTTGACAAGGAAGCCGGATTAATCCCCATCATTTGAATTTGCTGGTTCAAAGAAGACTTCCGTGTTCTCAACGTGTTCAGTTCAGTAGTGGCACTTTGCAGGTTTTTCTTTGCTCCGACATTTCCGTCGTTCAGCTCTCTTTGTCTTACAAGTTCCTGTTCGGCAAACTCTATCCGGCTATTGATGCTTAGGTATTCTTCCTGCAATTGTATGAATTGCGGATTGGAAATAGTAGCGATAACCTGACCTTTCCTTACGAAATCGCCTATCTCCACATTAAGGGATTTGATAACACCACCAAACAACGAGGTTGCATTCGCCTTGTTGCTGTTGGGAACTCTTAATGCTCCATTGGCTTTCAATGTTGCGGATAATTGCTTCTGTTCAATTGAACCGATTTCAATACCCACCGCTTTCATCTGCTCATCGGTCAGCACTGCAACATTTTCTTCTTCTTCTTCGTGTTCGTCCGTTGTTGTTTCTGCTTCCGTTCCGTGATTATGCCCATCGCCCTCTTTATGATTATTTGTACAGGCGTTGAAAGCAAAGAATGCTACGAGGACAAGAACGCTAAAAACTATATTATTTATGATACGTTTCATATATTGTATTATTTACTGATTAATGAATGGATAAGCGTTACAGCCTCATTGATTTGCTGAATGCTATTTAAATAATTAAGCTGAATGTCTGCTGTTGTCTGCAAGGCAAATAGGTACTCCACATAAGAAATATCTCCGGTACTGTACCCCAGCTTTGCAGCATTGATAATCTCATCAGCATTGGGAAGTGCCTGCTCCTTGAAATAGGTAAACTGCGCTACATATTGTTCGTATTGTTTCAAGGCGTTTGCCAATTCCGTTTTAAGCTGTTGTTCCTGCCATTGCGCATTTAATTCCAATGATTGTTTCTTGTAATCAAGCGAGCGAATTTTTGCTTTGGTGGTTGTAAAAATGGGGATTGTAATACCTACATCAACAAAACTAAACCGCTGTCCTCTGCCATAAAATTGCTCTACACCATTTTTACTGTGCATTCCTATCAGCGATATGTTATTATAGCCGAACGTAAAATCAGGCAGGCTGTTTGCCCGTTCCAATTTCTTGTTCTGTTCGGCAATTTTCGCCTCTTGGTACAATAGCTGGATGCTCGGATGATTTGCAACAGCCGAACTGTCAATGAAAGAACTTAACAGCAATGGTGTATAATCCGGTTGAGGTTCTATTAAGAAATCTTCCTGTGTCTGCATCAGATTTTTAAGGCTTTGATAGGCGTTCTGCCTTAAAACCTCGTTCTGTTGATACAAAAGACTTATTTCCCCTTTCTTGGTAGTTGCAGTATTAACGTCTAATTTACCTATATCTCCCGTTTTATACCGGAGTTCCGCAACACGGATAAAGTCTACATAAATACTATCAAGATACTTTAAAACCGAAGCATTATGCTCCAAATATTCCAACTGATAATAATAGGTTCTTACCTGTTTTTTCAGTTCGTTTTCTGTCAGAGCCTTCGCCCACTGCTGACCTTTTACCTGCTCTTTGACAAGATTTTTCTTTGCCCCAAAGAGTGTCGGAAAGGGAATGGTCTGTGAAATTTGGAAACCGTCATTATATTCAAATCCCTCATTATTCCCGTATTGGAAGTTTACATCGGTCTTCGGTAGTTCATACGCCGTCTTGCTAAGGCTTTGGGCAGATTGAATATCCATATTTTTGGAACGTAGCTGAGGGTTGGTCTCCACAGCTACTTCAATAGCTCTATCTACACTCATCGGAGTTTGTGCCTTACCGTTTTGAGAAAAACCCAAGAACACAAACAGCAACAGCACGGGTGCTATGGCTTTCGTTTTACTATTTTTCGGAGGTTTTTGGTTTCTCATAAATACGAGGTACAGCAATGGCAGGACGAACAATGTCAGGGCAGTTGCCGAAATCAGTCCACCGATAACCACGGTTGCCAACGGTTTTTGTACTTCTGCACCTGCACTTGTACTCAACGCCATTGGTAAAAAACCTAAACTTGCCACAGATGCCGTCATCAATACAGGTCTAAGCCTTGTTTTAGCTCCCTCGATAATTCTCGGAATAATCTCGTTCCAACCCTCTTTTTCCAGTCTATTGAACGTGGCAATCAGTACAATCCCATTCAGAACAGCAACACCAAACAGGGCGATAAATCCGACACCTGCTGATATGCTGAATGGCATATCCCGCAATAACAGGGCAAATACGCCTCCAATGGCACTCATCGGGATAGCTGTATATACCAAAACGGCTTCCTTAAACGAATGGAATGTGAAATACAACAGGATAAAAATCAAAAGCAATGCGATAGGTACAGCAATCAGCAATCTGTCGGTAGCTTTTTGGAGGTTCTCAAACTGACCACCATAAGTAAAATAATAACCTGTCGGTAGCTTAATCTGTTCAGCCAATTTATCCTGAATTTCATTGACAACGCTGGCTACATCCCGCCCCTGTACGTTGAAGCCGACATATATCCTGCGTTTACCGCCTTCACGGCTGATTTGTGCGGGCCCTAATTTGTAATCAATGTTTGCAACCTGTGAAAGCGGTATTTGGTCGCCGTTTGGTAGTGGGATAAACAGATTGCTCACATCCTCAATGGAACTGCGGTGGGCTTCATCAAGCCGTACCACCAAATCAAATCTTCGTTCGTTTTCATAAATCACACCTGCTGATTTACCTGCGAACGCAGTGCTGACAATATCGTTTATTTCCTGTACATTCAAGCCGTAATTGGCTATTCGGGTACGGTCATATTCGATATTGATTTGGGGAAGACCTGCTACCCGTTCTACCTGCGGAGCAGTCGCACCTTCTACTGTTTGAATAATAGCATTCGCTTTATTGGCATAAACCAACAAACTGTCGAGGTCTTCTCCGAATATCTTAACGGCTACATCCTGCCTGATACCTGTCATCAGTTCATTAAACCGCATCTGTATCGGCTGATTGGCTTCAAAGAATACACCGGGAATAACTTCAAGTTTCTCCATCATTTCATTGGAAAGCTCGTCATAGGATTTTTTTGTTTTCCATTCGTCCTGCGGTTTTAGGATAATCATCAGGTCAGTGGCTTCGGGAGGCATCGGGTCTGTCGGTACTTCGGCAGCACCAGTCTTGCCTACGACCATTCTCACTTCGTCAAATTCCTTGATTATCCTTGATGCCTGCATAGAGGTTTCCAGACTTTGGCTTAACGATGTTCCTTGTGGCAGGATACAGTGGAAAGCAAAATCGCCCTCGCCCAATTTTGGCAGGAACTCTCCGCCCATCCGTGAAAAAAAGAATATACTTATGGTAAACAGCCCAACGGCAACCGCAATAACCACATATTTCATCCGAATGGCTTTTTCTAACAATGGTTTATAAACCCCTTGAAGATAGTCCATCATTTTGTCTGAAAAATTCTTTTTGGTAATCGGCTTTTTAGACAAACACAAAGCACTCATCATCGGGATATAGGTAAAGGACAAAATCAATGCTCCCAAAATGGCAAAACTTACAGTCTGTGCCATTGGCGTAAACATTTTACCCTCTATACCCACCAAAGTAAGGATAGGGATATAGACAATGAGGATGATAACTTCGCCAAATGCGGCACTCGTACGAATTTTCCGTGCAGATTCATATACCTCTTCATCCATTTCTGCCTGCGTAAGTCTTTGTGTGGATTTCCGCAAGCCCAAATGATGCATTGTCGCTTCAACAACAATCAGGGAACCATCTATTACCAATCCGAAATCAATAGCCCCCATACTCATCAGGTTGGCACTTACACCAAACAGCCGCATCATTCCCAACGCAAAAAGCATAGATAGCGGTATGGCTGAGGCTACAATCAGTCCTGCTCTGAAATTCCCCAGGAATAGAATTAATACAAAAATAACAATCAGTGCGCCCTCAATGAGGTTCTTTTGAACCGTACTTATCGCTCTATCAACCAAATCCATTCTGTCTAAAAATGGTTCTATGACCACGTCTTCGGGTAGAGATTGTTGGATAACCGGTATTTTTTCTTTGATACTTTTTACAACTTCAGAGGTGTTTTCTCCCTTCAACATCATTACAATCCCACCCACAGCATCTACTTCGCCATTATAGGTCAATGCTCCGTACCGGGTTGCGTGACCAAATTGTACTTCTGCCACATCTTTGATAAATACCGGAACGCTACCTGTATTTTTAACGACGATATTTCCTACATCTTCCAATGAAGTAACCAGACCAATCCCGCGAATAAAGTAAGCATTGGGCTTCTTATCGATATATGCACCTCCGGTATTTTGGTTGTTGTTTTCGAGGGCGGTAAAAATATCGGAAATACTAACGTCCATTGCCTTGATGCGGTTTGGGTCGATAGAAACTTCGTACTGTTTAAGCAAACCACCGAAACTATTGACTTCTGCAATTCCCGGAGTACCGTAAAGTTGTCTGGCAACAATCCAGTCCTGCATTGTCCGCAAATCCATTGCGGAATATTTGTCTTCACTGCCTTCTTTGGGATGAAGAATATATTGGTACACTTCGCCAAGACCTGTACTGACAGGAGCAAGTTCAGGTGTTCCAATCCCGTCAGGTATCTGGTCTTGTGCTTCTTTCAGCTGTTGGCTTACTAACTGTCGTGCAAAATAAATATCGACATTATCTTGAAAGACAACGGTTACAACAGATAATCCAAATCTTGAAACACTTCTTATCTCTTCTACTTTTGGAAGATTAACGATACTTTGCTCTACGGGAAATGTTACTAATTGTTCTACTTCTTGTCCTGCCAATGTAGGCGACAGGGTAATAATCTGAACCTGATTGTTTGTAATGTCAGGTTGGGCATCAATGGGGATTTGCTTGGCACTCCATACCCCCCAAATGATGAGAAACAAGGTCATCAATCCTATAATGAACTTATTCTTTATAGAGAATTTTATAATACTATTTAACACTTCTATTGTGATTAATGATGAATAATTAATGATAAATTGCAATGATTATGAATACGAGAAATACGAAGTATGACCCAAAACATTCAGCTTGTTGCTGTACGCAAAAAGCTATAATCATTAAAACATTAAAAATTATGCATTAATCTTTGGCGGTTGCCAAATTCCCCCCAGATAGTGGGATATAAAGGTACATTTATAATAAACTTTAGGCTTAGAAAGGTCAAAAGTCTTCGCCTTAACTAAGCTGTATACATTCCATTGAAGCACTATACCTGAAACTATTCCACAACAACCGCATAAACAAAATGGACTGCACATATCAGTTGTTTCCTGATGGTCGTGGCTTCCTTGATGGGTTAATTCTTCCGAATGGTTATGGTTTTGAAAGTTGTCCTTTTCATACATATCGGTACACGGCATTAAAAATACCGTCATCATATAAATTGCCAATATGGAGTAAAAGACTTTCATATTCTTTTGCAAAGTTAGTAAAAAAGTAATGCAATGGCATTGCATTGTTTATTGCAATCGTCTCTTTTTCTTCTTCATCCGTTTAGCAAATGTTTCTTCTTTATAATCCACGCCTTGTGCATCAGGTAAAAGGCTGAATAATCCTATATCGAAATTCTGAGAATGTTCCTGTGGGATAAACTCAAAAAGGTCTTTCGTTGGTTGGTTGTCTATTGTATTCGTTTTGGAAAGAGGGTTATCCTGTGTTTTCAGTTCGGGTTTGTTGCCGTTGTTCCACCAATCGTTAAAAACATTTGCAGACAGGTTTCTGTCTAACTGTGAACCATTCCATACACTACGGCTCTCGTGGTCAATGAAAGTTACTCCGTAAATCCGTCCGTTGTCGTTTCTGCGAACAATCGTATTAATACCG is from Flavobacterium dauae and encodes:
- a CDS encoding CusA/CzcA family heavy metal efflux RND transporter gives rise to the protein MLNSIIKFSIKNKFIIGLMTLFLIIWGVWSAKQIPIDAQPDITNNQVQIITLSPTLAGQEVEQLVTFPVEQSIVNLPKVEEIRSVSRFGLSVVTVVFQDNVDIYFARQLVSQQLKEAQDQIPDGIGTPELAPVSTGLGEVYQYILHPKEGSEDKYSAMDLRTMQDWIVARQLYGTPGIAEVNSFGGLLKQYEVSIDPNRIKAMDVSISDIFTALENNNQNTGGAYIDKKPNAYFIRGIGLVTSLEDVGNIVVKNTGSVPVFIKDVAEVQFGHATRYGALTYNGEVDAVGGIVMMLKGENTSEVVKSIKEKIPVIQQSLPEDVVIEPFLDRMDLVDRAISTVQKNLIEGALIVIFVLILFLGNFRAGLIVASAIPLSMLFALGMMRLFGVSANLMSMGAIDFGLVIDGSLIVVEATMHHLGLRKSTQRLTQAEMDEEVYESARKIRTSAAFGEVIILIVYIPILTLVGIEGKMFTPMAQTVSFAILGALILSFTYIPMMSALCLSKKPITKKNFSDKMMDYLQGVYKPLLEKAIRMKYVVIAVAVGLFTISIFFFSRMGGEFLPKLGEGDFAFHCILPQGTSLSQSLETSMQASRIIKEFDEVRMVVGKTGAAEVPTDPMPPEATDLMIILKPQDEWKTKKSYDELSNEMMEKLEVIPGVFFEANQPIQMRFNELMTGIRQDVAVKIFGEDLDSLLVYANKANAIIQTVEGATAPQVERVAGLPQINIEYDRTRIANYGLNVQEINDIVSTAFAGKSAGVIYENERRFDLVVRLDEAHRSSIEDVSNLFIPLPNGDQIPLSQVANIDYKLGPAQISREGGKRRIYVGFNVQGRDVASVVNEIQDKLAEQIKLPTGYYFTYGGQFENLQKATDRLLIAVPIALLLIFILLYFTFHSFKEAVLVYTAIPMSAIGGVFALLLRDMPFSISAGVGFIALFGVAVLNGIVLIATFNRLEKEGWNEIIPRIIEGAKTRLRPVLMTASVASLGFLPMALSTSAGAEVQKPLATVVIGGLISATALTLFVLPLLYLVFMRNQKPPKNSKTKAIAPVLLLFVFLGFSQNGKAQTPMSVDRAIEVAVETNPQLRSKNMDIQSAQSLSKTAYELPKTDVNFQYGNNEGFEYNDGFQISQTIPFPTLFGAKKNLVKEQVKGQQWAKALTENELKKQVRTYYYQLEYLEHNASVLKYLDSIYVDFIRVAELRYKTGDIGKLDVNTATTKKGEISLLYQQNEVLRQNAYQSLKNLMQTQEDFLIEPQPDYTPLLLSSFIDSSAVANHPSIQLLYQEAKIAEQNKKLERANSLPDFTFGYNNISLIGMHSKNGVEQFYGRGQRFSFVDVGITIPIFTTTKAKIRSLDYKKQSLELNAQWQEQQLKTELANALKQYEQYVAQFTYFKEQALPNADEIINAAKLGYSTGDISYVEYLFALQTTADIQLNYLNSIQQINEAVTLIHSLISK
- a CDS encoding Fur family transcriptional regulator, whose amino-acid sequence is MKKNIEQKLLSKNTNPTSMRILVYDFLEQQQTAMSLSEIESHFYKADRVTIYRTLKTFEEKGIVHSIQENTTVKYILCHDGCDENTHKDWHLHFYCKICKQTTCKEDFIIPQNGSQNYRIDELKLFGKGICENCLKESLQ
- a CDS encoding DUF6660 family protein is translated as MQCHCITFLLTLQKNMKVFYSILAIYMMTVFLMPCTDMYEKDNFQNHNHSEELTHQGSHDHQETTDMCSPFCLCGCCGIVSGIVLQWNVYSLVKAKTFDLSKPKVYYKCTFISHYLGGIWQPPKINA
- a CDS encoding efflux RND transporter periplasmic adaptor subunit, encoding MKRIINNIVFSVLVLVAFFAFNACTNNHKEGDGHNHGTEAETTTDEHEEEEENVAVLTDEQMKAVGIEIGSIEQKQLSATLKANGALRVPNSNKANATSLFGGVIKSLNVEIGDFVRKGQVIATISNPQFIQLQEEYLSINSRIEFAEQELVRQRELNDGNVGAKKNLQSATTELNTLRTRKSSLNQQIQMMGINPASLSNSSLKSSLVVTSPISGTISNVFAKIGSYVDVSSPIAEIIENTALHLDLQVYEKDIPLIKIGQKIDFVVTNNPNKTYSAEVYSIGSSFSGESKTIAVHSKITGDKAGLIDGMSITGMVSLDDVLSTAVPNDAIVNADGKYYIFLVKEQEEEPHEHKEGEAHDHDEEEAHDHGSEKGTRFVRMEVIKGASLLGYTAITPVSEIPHGTHIVVKSAFFVNAKMDDSGEHAHAH